One Microbacterium marinum genomic window carries:
- the dprA gene encoding DNA-processing protein DprA, giving the protein MIALERIRERMAGLVSEGVLAEEEALRESHARAVWTCLTEPGDAVAGAAIDALGAADALDLALEGAGRQTSDERWKAGLARWMPRVSTVDDALDRARRSGSRLLTPLEEAWPVGLSDLGAHAPHAVWVRGALGATAGAPGVALVGARAATAYGEHVATELSAGLTTSGIAIVSGGAYGIDGMAHRAALAAGGTTIAVLAGGVDRLYPAGHADMLRRVAASGGAVIAEAPCGTTPTKWRFLQRNRLIAALSAATVVVEAGWRSGSLNTAGHAASLGRPLGAVPGPVTSAASAGCHRLLREYDARCVTSVDEVRELLGETAGTRLPEGTRTDHTSRLADALSTRSPRPLADVARRAGFSVDDAQTLLGFAELEGTARRTAAGWLSTGR; this is encoded by the coding sequence GTGATCGCGCTCGAGCGGATCCGGGAGCGGATGGCGGGTCTCGTCTCCGAGGGCGTGCTCGCCGAGGAGGAGGCTCTGCGGGAGAGCCATGCGCGCGCCGTGTGGACGTGCCTCACGGAGCCGGGCGACGCGGTCGCCGGTGCCGCGATCGACGCGCTCGGCGCCGCCGATGCCCTCGATCTCGCTCTCGAAGGGGCGGGACGGCAGACCTCCGATGAACGCTGGAAGGCGGGACTGGCCCGCTGGATGCCGCGTGTGAGCACCGTCGACGATGCTCTCGACCGAGCGCGGCGCTCCGGCTCCCGTCTTCTGACTCCGCTCGAGGAGGCATGGCCGGTCGGCCTCTCCGATCTCGGAGCGCACGCCCCGCACGCGGTCTGGGTGCGCGGCGCGCTGGGCGCGACGGCGGGTGCGCCGGGGGTAGCCCTCGTCGGCGCGCGGGCCGCCACCGCCTACGGCGAGCACGTCGCGACGGAGCTCTCCGCAGGGCTGACGACATCCGGCATCGCGATCGTGTCCGGCGGGGCGTACGGAATCGACGGGATGGCCCACCGTGCAGCCCTGGCCGCCGGCGGGACCACCATCGCTGTGCTGGCCGGCGGCGTCGATCGGCTGTATCCCGCCGGTCACGCCGATATGCTCCGGCGGGTCGCCGCCAGCGGAGGAGCCGTCATCGCCGAGGCCCCCTGCGGCACGACGCCGACGAAGTGGCGATTCCTGCAACGCAATCGGCTCATCGCCGCGCTGTCGGCGGCGACCGTGGTGGTGGAGGCCGGCTGGCGATCCGGGTCGCTGAACACCGCGGGCCACGCCGCGTCGCTCGGCCGACCGCTCGGGGCGGTGCCGGGCCCGGTCACGAGTGCGGCATCCGCGGGGTGCCACCGCCTGCTGCGCGAGTATGACGCGCGCTGCGTGACATCGGTCGACGAGGTCCGTGAGCTCCTCGGCGAGACGGCGGGGACGCGGCTGCCGGAAGGAACCCGGACCGACCACACCAGCAGGCTCGCCGACGCACTCAGCACCCGGTCTCCCCGGCCGCTCGCCGACGTCGCCCGGCGTGCCGGCTTCTCGGTGGACGACGCGCAGACCCTGCTGGGCTTCGCCGAACTCGAAGGGACGGCGAGACGGACAGCCGCCGGCTGGCTCAGCACCGGACGCTGA
- a CDS encoding tyrosine-type recombinase/integrase produces the protein MQISAAATAYTDHLSQVRRLSPATVRAYRADLNDLIAMTGDVPLEVIDIDALRDWQWVATQNGIARSTLARRTATVRGFFAWALEHGVVSSDPTVRLISPKRGRTLPTVASAATLSHTLDDMRRTADAGESVALRDAAVLEVLYGGALRVSEVCGLDLASLDSSGGTVRVLGKGSKERVVPLGAPARAAVDAYLVRGRPSLVADESEAALFLGARGGRLNPRTVYELTRRTLAPVVGASNVGPHSLRHSAATHLLDGGADLRAVQEMLGHASLGTTQIYTHVSTERLAAAYRLAHPRA, from the coding sequence GTGCAGATCTCCGCTGCGGCCACGGCCTACACCGACCACCTGTCGCAGGTGCGTCGGCTGTCGCCCGCGACGGTGCGTGCATACCGGGCCGACCTGAACGATCTCATCGCCATGACCGGCGACGTCCCTCTCGAGGTCATCGACATCGATGCCCTCCGGGACTGGCAATGGGTCGCCACGCAGAACGGCATCGCCCGCAGCACGCTGGCACGACGCACCGCGACGGTGCGCGGATTCTTCGCCTGGGCCCTCGAGCACGGTGTCGTCTCGAGCGATCCGACCGTGCGGTTGATCTCCCCGAAGCGTGGGAGGACGTTGCCCACCGTGGCATCCGCCGCCACGCTTTCCCACACGCTCGACGATATGCGCCGGACCGCCGATGCGGGCGAGTCGGTCGCGCTGCGCGACGCCGCCGTCCTCGAGGTTCTGTACGGTGGCGCGCTCCGCGTCTCCGAGGTCTGCGGGCTTGACCTCGCCTCCCTCGACTCCTCCGGCGGGACCGTGCGCGTCCTCGGTAAGGGATCGAAAGAGCGGGTGGTGCCGCTCGGAGCGCCCGCGCGAGCCGCCGTCGACGCGTATCTCGTTCGCGGCCGACCCTCGCTTGTCGCGGACGAGAGCGAGGCTGCGCTCTTCCTCGGCGCCCGCGGAGGAAGGCTCAACCCGAGAACCGTCTACGAGCTCACCCGACGCACCCTGGCCCCCGTCGTCGGGGCGAGCAACGTCGGCCCGCACTCGCTGCGACACTCGGCGGCCACCCACCTCCTCGACGGCGGCGCCGATCTCCGGGCCGTCCAGGAGATGCTGGGCCATGCGAGCCTCGGCACCACGCAGATCTACACCCACGTATCCACAGAGCGTCTCGCCGCGGCGTACCGCCTCGCTCACCCCCGCGCCTGA
- a CDS encoding murein hydrolase activator EnvC family protein, with amino-acid sequence MSVRATRLLSAVLLVAASLLPAHVARAVDGAPVWDLPIAGAAVVARFEAPAHRYGPGHRGIDLAPPSADAGVLAPADGVVAFRGDVAGRGVITIDHGGGWVTSIEPVITDRGVGDAVRRGDPIAAIDRGGHAAAGTVHVGVRLHGEYVNPLLLVRGIPRAVLLPCC; translated from the coding sequence ATGAGCGTCCGTGCCACCCGTCTGCTGTCCGCCGTCCTCCTTGTCGCGGCATCCCTTCTCCCCGCTCATGTGGCCCGCGCGGTGGACGGGGCTCCGGTCTGGGATCTGCCGATCGCAGGCGCCGCGGTCGTCGCCCGGTTCGAGGCGCCCGCCCACCGGTACGGGCCCGGACACCGCGGGATCGACCTCGCGCCGCCCTCAGCCGACGCCGGCGTCCTCGCGCCGGCCGACGGCGTGGTCGCCTTCCGTGGCGATGTCGCCGGCCGGGGCGTGATCACGATCGATCACGGCGGTGGCTGGGTGACGAGCATCGAGCCTGTCATCACGGATCGCGGTGTCGGAGACGCGGTCCGGCGCGGCGATCCGATCGCCGCCATCGACCGCGGAGGTCACGCCGCCGCGGGCACCGTGCACGTGGGCGTCCGGCTCCACGGCGAGTACGTGAACCCCCTGCTGCTGGTGCGCGGGATCCCGAGGGCCGTGCTGCTGCCGTGCTGCTGA
- the rpsB gene encoding 30S ribosomal protein S2, translating into MAVVTIRQLLDSGVHFGHQTRRWNPKVKRFILTERSGIHIIDLQQSLGYIDKAYEYVRETVAHGGTVLFVGTKKQAQEIIAEQATRVGQPYVNQRWLGGLLTNFSTVSKRLARMKELEELNFENPAESGFTKKELLLKKRELDKLHKSLGGIRNLTKTPSAIWIVDAKREHLAVSEAQKLGIPVIGILDTNADPDEFQFPIPGNDDAIRSVSLLTRIIADAAAEGLIQRHQPTDESADAEPLADWERELLESAPAAEEAPAAETTEAPAAETTEAPAAESTETAAAETEAPAEEKSAE; encoded by the coding sequence ATGGCTGTCGTCACCATTCGCCAGCTGCTCGACAGCGGCGTCCACTTCGGACACCAGACCCGTCGGTGGAACCCGAAGGTCAAGCGCTTCATCCTCACCGAGCGCAGCGGCATCCACATCATCGACCTGCAGCAGTCGCTCGGGTACATCGACAAGGCGTACGAGTACGTCCGCGAGACGGTCGCCCACGGCGGCACCGTGCTCTTCGTCGGCACCAAGAAGCAGGCGCAGGAGATCATCGCCGAGCAGGCCACGCGCGTCGGCCAGCCCTACGTCAACCAGCGCTGGCTGGGTGGCCTCCTCACCAACTTCTCGACCGTGTCGAAGCGTCTCGCTCGCATGAAGGAGCTCGAGGAGCTCAACTTCGAGAACCCCGCTGAGAGCGGCTTCACGAAGAAGGAGCTGCTGCTCAAGAAGCGCGAGCTCGACAAGCTCCACAAGTCGCTGGGTGGTATCCGCAACCTCACCAAGACGCCCTCCGCGATCTGGATCGTCGACGCGAAGCGCGAGCACCTCGCCGTCAGCGAGGCTCAGAAGCTCGGCATCCCCGTGATCGGCATCCTCGACACCAACGCCGACCCGGACGAGTTCCAGTTCCCGATCCCGGGCAACGACGACGCGATCCGCTCGGTCAGCCTGCTGACGCGCATCATCGCCGACGCCGCCGCCGAGGGCCTCATCCAGCGTCACCAGCCGACCGACGAGTCCGCTGACGCCGAGCCCCTTGCCGACTGGGAGCGCGAGCTCCTGGAGTCTGCTCCGGCCGCCGAGGAGGCGCCCGCCGCCGAGACGACCGAGGCTCCCGCCGCGGAGACGACCGAGGCTCCCGCCGCCGAGTCCACCGAGACCGCCGCTGCGGAGACCGAGGCTCCGGCCGAGGAGAAGTCCGCGGAGTAA
- the tsf gene encoding translation elongation factor Ts, protein MANFTIADIKTLREQLGTGMVDTKKALEEADGDLEKAVEILRLKGAKGNAKRADRSTSEGLVAAREQDGKVTLIELNAETDFVAKNDRFIALSEKVLDAAAAAGADSAEAALAADAGGKTVAELISDEAAIIGEKVELRRVRTLSGDAFQIYLHKTSKDLPPQVGVVVAYSGDDAETARSIAQHISFANPSYLSRDEVPEADVEKEREIVTEISRGEGKPEAALPKIVEGRVNAFFKQVALLDQDYAKDNKLSVAKVAADAGITVTGFARFKVGA, encoded by the coding sequence ATGGCAAACTTCACCATCGCCGACATCAAGACTCTGCGCGAGCAGCTCGGCACGGGCATGGTCGACACCAAGAAGGCGCTCGAGGAGGCCGACGGCGACCTCGAGAAGGCTGTCGAGATCCTCCGCCTCAAGGGCGCGAAGGGCAACGCGAAGCGTGCCGACCGCTCCACGAGCGAGGGCCTGGTCGCTGCGCGCGAGCAGGACGGCAAGGTCACGCTGATCGAGCTGAACGCCGAAACCGACTTCGTCGCGAAGAACGACCGCTTCATCGCGCTCTCCGAGAAGGTCCTCGATGCGGCCGCAGCTGCGGGCGCTGACTCGGCCGAGGCCGCCCTCGCCGCTGACGCCGGCGGCAAGACCGTCGCGGAGCTCATCAGCGACGAGGCCGCGATCATCGGTGAGAAGGTCGAGCTGCGCCGCGTCCGCACGCTGTCGGGCGACGCGTTCCAGATCTACCTCCACAAGACCAGCAAGGACCTGCCCCCGCAGGTCGGCGTGGTCGTCGCCTACTCGGGCGATGACGCCGAGACCGCTCGGTCGATCGCGCAGCACATCTCGTTCGCGAACCCGTCGTATCTCTCCCGCGACGAGGTCCCCGAGGCCGATGTCGAGAAGGAGCGCGAGATCGTCACGGAGATCTCCCGCGGCGAGGGTAAGCCGGAGGCCGCCCTCCCGAAGATCGTCGAGGGCCGCGTGAACGCCTTCTTCAAGCAGGTCGCCCTGCTCGACCAGGACTACGCGAAGGACAACAAGCTGTCCGTCGCGAAGGTCGCCGCCGATGCCGGTATCACCGTCACCGGCTTCGCCCGCTTCAAGGTCGGCGCGTAA
- the pyrH gene encoding UMP kinase, which translates to MIDENTGRRRVLLKLSGEAFGAGQLGVNPDVVSQIAQEIAAAVDRVEIAVVVGGGNFFRGAELSQRGMDRGRADYMGMLGTVMNALALQDFLEQAGAATRVQSAISMTQVAEPYIPRRAERHLEKGRVVIFGAGAGLPYFSTDTVAAQRALEIGAVEVLVAKNGVDGVYTADPKTDATAQKLDTITYRDALQRGLKVVDSTAFSLCMDNGMDMRVFGMEPAGNVTRALLGESIGTLVSV; encoded by the coding sequence GTGATCGATGAGAACACCGGACGCCGCCGCGTCCTCCTGAAATTGTCCGGAGAGGCGTTCGGCGCCGGCCAGTTGGGGGTCAACCCCGACGTCGTCAGCCAGATCGCCCAGGAGATCGCCGCAGCCGTCGACCGCGTGGAGATCGCCGTCGTCGTCGGTGGTGGCAACTTCTTCCGTGGCGCCGAGCTGAGCCAGCGCGGCATGGACCGCGGGCGTGCCGACTACATGGGCATGCTCGGCACCGTGATGAACGCCCTGGCGCTGCAGGACTTCCTGGAGCAGGCGGGCGCCGCCACCCGGGTCCAGTCGGCGATCTCGATGACCCAGGTGGCGGAGCCGTACATCCCGCGTCGCGCGGAGCGCCACCTCGAAAAGGGGCGGGTGGTCATCTTCGGCGCCGGCGCGGGGCTGCCCTACTTCTCCACCGACACCGTCGCCGCTCAGCGTGCCTTGGAGATCGGCGCCGTCGAGGTGCTCGTCGCCAAGAACGGGGTGGACGGCGTCTACACCGCCGATCCGAAGACGGATGCCACGGCGCAGAAGCTCGACACGATCACCTACCGCGACGCTCTGCAGCGCGGGCTGAAGGTCGTCGACTCGACCGCGTTCAGCCTCTGCATGGACAACGGCATGGACATGCGGGTGTTCGGCATGGAGCCTGCCGGAAACGTGACCCGCGCCCTGCTTGGCGAGTCGATCGGCACGCTCGTCAGCGTCTGA
- the frr gene encoding ribosome recycling factor, protein MIAETLADTKTRMDRAVEAAKEDFATVRTGRANPQLFQKVQVDYYGTPTPLAQLASLNAPEARTLVITPYDKSALKAIEQAVRDMPNLGANPTNDGNIVRVTMPELTADRRKEYVKLVKSKAEDAKVHVRGIRRKSKDELDALKGEVSDDDLARAEKELDALTKTHVDLIDEALKRKEAELLEV, encoded by the coding sequence GTGATCGCCGAGACCCTGGCCGACACGAAGACCCGCATGGACCGAGCGGTGGAGGCGGCGAAGGAGGACTTCGCGACCGTGCGCACCGGCCGGGCCAACCCTCAGCTGTTCCAGAAGGTGCAGGTCGACTACTACGGGACCCCCACGCCGCTCGCGCAGCTCGCGTCCCTGAACGCCCCTGAGGCTCGGACCCTCGTCATCACGCCGTACGACAAGTCGGCGCTGAAGGCGATCGAGCAGGCCGTCCGCGACATGCCCAACCTGGGTGCGAACCCCACCAACGACGGCAACATCGTGCGCGTCACGATGCCCGAGCTCACCGCGGACCGCCGCAAGGAGTACGTCAAGCTCGTGAAGTCGAAGGCGGAGGACGCGAAGGTGCACGTCCGCGGCATCCGTCGCAAGTCGAAGGACGAGCTCGACGCTCTGAAGGGCGAGGTCAGCGACGACGACCTGGCTCGTGCGGAGAAGGAGCTGGACGCGCTCACCAAGACGCACGTCGACCTGATCGACGAGGCGCTCAAGCGCAAAGAGGCAGAGCTCCTCGAGGTCTGA
- a CDS encoding phosphatidate cytidylyltransferase produces MSDERSESAPAPEGPPARPLRRGGPALNEPTAFSSHMRNARSEFEHQMERARVEFEEANERINARSGRNLFMAILIGVGIGVVVLGSLLFVKWAFIAFAVPLCLLGIFEFSRALQQAGRRIDVIPQMFAGVVIMAAVFAGYLTHWLVTFASVVLVIIWRLVAQMTARDGRRYGDVVSDVLLSGFVPIYVAFHGSLTLAILKQDHGEYWLLAVLVVAVAVDTGAYASGIAFGRHPMAPRVSPNKTWEGFAGAVVASLIAGALLGVFMLQIPIWAGLVFGLAILLSATVGDLGESLIKRDLGIKDMSSFLPGHGGVLDRLDSILPSMVPGIALFFLLSPMSALV; encoded by the coding sequence ATGAGCGACGAACGATCGGAGTCGGCGCCCGCGCCCGAGGGGCCGCCTGCGCGGCCGCTGCGACGCGGGGGACCGGCGCTGAACGAGCCCACGGCGTTCTCGAGCCACATGCGCAACGCGCGTTCGGAGTTCGAGCACCAGATGGAGCGGGCGCGCGTCGAGTTCGAAGAGGCGAACGAGCGGATCAACGCCCGCTCCGGTCGCAACCTCTTCATGGCGATCCTGATCGGCGTCGGCATCGGCGTCGTGGTCCTCGGCTCGTTGCTGTTCGTGAAGTGGGCGTTCATCGCCTTCGCGGTGCCCCTGTGCCTCCTCGGCATCTTCGAGTTCTCACGGGCGCTGCAGCAGGCGGGCCGGCGCATCGACGTGATCCCGCAGATGTTCGCGGGTGTCGTGATCATGGCGGCGGTGTTCGCCGGATATCTGACGCACTGGCTCGTCACCTTCGCTTCGGTCGTGCTCGTGATCATCTGGCGCCTGGTCGCGCAGATGACAGCGCGCGACGGGCGTCGCTACGGAGACGTCGTCTCGGACGTGCTTCTCAGCGGGTTCGTGCCGATCTATGTCGCCTTCCACGGAAGTCTGACGCTGGCGATCCTGAAGCAGGATCACGGGGAGTACTGGCTCCTCGCCGTTCTCGTCGTCGCGGTCGCCGTCGACACGGGGGCATACGCGAGCGGAATCGCCTTCGGCCGACACCCGATGGCCCCGCGTGTGAGCCCGAACAAGACGTGGGAGGGGTTCGCCGGCGCCGTTGTGGCGAGCCTGATCGCCGGAGCCCTCCTCGGCGTCTTCATGCTCCAGATCCCGATCTGGGCGGGGCTCGTCTTCGGGCTCGCGATCCTGCTCTCCGCGACGGTCGGCGATCTCGGCGAGTCGCTGATCAAGCGCGACCTCGGGATCAAGGACATGAGTTCGTTCCTCCCCGGGCACGGCGGCGTCCTCGACCGTCTCGACTCCATCCTCCCGTCCATGGTCCCGGGCATCGCCCTGTTCTTCCTCCTGTCACCGATGAGCGCACTCGTATGA
- a CDS encoding DivIVA domain-containing protein, giving the protein MNDTPSAAFPAVSGRRKGYDPAAVDSFLGAARTAFESESAQVTSAQVRAAGFPLVREGYEPAAVDAALARIEDAFAKRERADAMSRRGARAWVGASRTLAQEVLDRLSRPKRKKFQRVSGLRFGYRIDEVDLVAGRIARYLENGEGLSVEQVRGVAFRMQLGGYDEAQVDAVLDAVVDVMLAVG; this is encoded by the coding sequence ATGAACGACACCCCGTCCGCCGCTTTCCCCGCCGTCTCGGGCCGTCGCAAGGGCTACGACCCCGCCGCCGTGGATTCGTTCCTCGGCGCAGCCCGCACCGCGTTCGAATCGGAGTCAGCGCAGGTCACGTCCGCTCAGGTTCGGGCAGCGGGCTTCCCTCTCGTGCGCGAGGGCTACGAGCCCGCCGCCGTCGACGCAGCCCTGGCCCGAATCGAGGATGCGTTCGCGAAGCGCGAGCGTGCGGACGCCATGTCGCGTCGGGGTGCGCGCGCGTGGGTCGGCGCGTCGCGAACGCTCGCCCAGGAGGTGCTCGATCGCCTGTCCCGGCCCAAGCGCAAGAAGTTTCAGCGCGTCTCCGGGCTTCGCTTCGGATACCGCATCGATGAGGTCGATCTCGTCGCCGGACGGATCGCCCGTTACCTCGAGAACGGGGAGGGGCTTTCCGTTGAGCAGGTGCGCGGCGTCGCGTTCCGCATGCAGCTCGGCGGTTACGACGAGGCGCAGGTCGACGCCGTCCTCGACGCCGTCGTCGATGTCATGCTCGCGGTCGGTTGA
- a CDS encoding lytic transglycosylase domain-containing protein, which translates to MLGAFAALASAAFVGAYVVPLTSIAAPAEAAPLSPTSLYATAIADAQVYNAGDTAVIALERDSDYSVYIKPTPTPTPTPTPTPEPVGGSSESGAAQTQEVWSPPFVTPDPASAQGVAYGMVTARGWSDDEFACLVALWNKESGWRVNAYNASSGAYGIPQALPGNKMASVAADWESNAATQITWGLGYIQGRYGTPCGAWAMSQRSGWY; encoded by the coding sequence GTGCTGGGGGCTTTCGCCGCCCTCGCGAGTGCCGCGTTCGTCGGCGCGTACGTCGTCCCGCTGACGTCGATCGCCGCGCCCGCCGAGGCCGCGCCACTCAGTCCGACCTCGCTGTACGCCACCGCGATCGCCGACGCGCAGGTCTACAACGCGGGCGACACGGCCGTCATCGCGCTGGAACGCGACAGCGACTACAGCGTCTACATCAAGCCCACGCCTACGCCGACACCGACACCGACTCCGACGCCGGAACCGGTCGGCGGATCGAGCGAGTCGGGCGCCGCGCAGACGCAGGAGGTGTGGTCGCCGCCGTTCGTGACCCCGGATCCGGCAAGCGCTCAGGGCGTCGCGTACGGCATGGTGACCGCGCGCGGCTGGAGCGATGACGAGTTCGCCTGCCTCGTGGCCCTGTGGAATAAGGAGTCTGGCTGGCGGGTGAATGCGTACAACGCGAGCAGCGGCGCCTACGGCATCCCGCAGGCCCTCCCCGGCAACAAGATGGCGAGTGTGGCTGCGGACTGGGAGAGCAACGCCGCCACCCAGATCACGTGGGGGCTGGGATACATCCAGGGCCGGTACGGCACACCCTGCGGCGCCTGGGCGATGTCGCAGCGGTCGGGTTGGTACTGA
- a CDS encoding AI-2E family transporter: MKIQHPFRTALVATLGVGVGILLITGVQNLSTVLLYIGTALFLALGLDPVVTWFERRGLPRWSALLVTFAALLAVGTGLVLMVIPILTGQIASLITRVQEMVQSAIDGEWNPVNAARDWLGDTFPLLQVDVVLDYVNDWWTSLNFAEIGAGIGTGLFSVGAGIVAFVTGAIIVTILTIYFTASMRSLKRSVYQLVPASKRERFIDLSDQITASVGYYVMGQVTLGVINGILSAIFLSIVGAPFPAVLAVIAFFFSLIPLVGTLTGSAIIVLACLGLASPLTALVALIWYLIYMQVEAYFISPRIMSRAVSVPGAVVVIAALAGGSLLGLLGALIAIPVAASVLIIYRQVVIPRQNEL; encoded by the coding sequence GTGAAGATCCAGCACCCGTTCCGCACCGCGCTCGTCGCCACTCTCGGCGTCGGGGTCGGCATCCTCCTCATCACCGGCGTCCAGAACCTCTCGACCGTGCTGCTGTACATCGGCACCGCGCTGTTCCTGGCGCTAGGCCTCGATCCCGTGGTCACCTGGTTCGAGCGCCGCGGACTCCCCCGCTGGAGTGCCCTGCTCGTGACGTTCGCGGCGCTCCTCGCCGTCGGCACCGGACTCGTCCTCATGGTGATCCCGATCCTCACGGGACAGATCGCGTCGCTCATCACCCGCGTCCAAGAGATGGTGCAGAGTGCGATCGACGGTGAGTGGAACCCGGTGAACGCTGCCAGGGATTGGCTCGGCGACACCTTCCCACTCCTCCAGGTCGACGTCGTCCTCGACTACGTCAACGACTGGTGGACGTCGCTGAACTTCGCGGAGATCGGCGCCGGCATCGGAACGGGGCTGTTCTCGGTGGGCGCGGGGATCGTCGCCTTCGTGACCGGCGCGATCATCGTCACGATCCTCACGATCTACTTCACCGCTTCGATGCGCTCGCTCAAGCGTTCCGTCTACCAGCTCGTCCCGGCATCCAAGCGCGAGCGCTTCATCGACCTGTCCGACCAGATCACGGCCTCCGTCGGCTACTACGTCATGGGGCAGGTGACCCTCGGCGTGATCAACGGCATCCTGAGCGCGATCTTCCTCTCCATCGTCGGTGCCCCCTTCCCGGCGGTCCTGGCCGTCATCGCCTTCTTCTTCTCGTTGATCCCGCTGGTGGGAACCCTGACCGGTTCGGCGATCATCGTGCTCGCCTGCCTGGGCCTGGCATCGCCTCTCACCGCGCTGGTGGCCCTCATCTGGTACCTGATCTACATGCAGGTCGAGGCGTACTTCATCTCCCCGCGCATCATGAGCCGGGCCGTCTCCGTCCCCGGCGCCGTCGTCGTGATCGCCGCCCTCGCGGGCGGATCGCTCCTCGGACTCCTAGGTGCACTCATCGCCATCCCGGTCGCCGCCAGCGTGCTCATCATCTATCGGCAGGTCGTCATCCCCCGCCAGAACGAGCTCTGA